Proteins encoded together in one Desulfosporosinus meridiei DSM 13257 window:
- a CDS encoding glucose-6-phosphate isomerase produces MGNQGQLGLQIDYTGMMKGPQNPDGFRNEELLGLQTKLDQAKTSLEIRWEAGQLDFTKLLISIKEQVPEIIKYADTVATRFDNFVVLGIGGSALGPLAVHQALNHYYYNELPPEKRGHRPRLYVVDNIDPVRFNELMEILDPKKTLFNVISKSGNTSETMAQFLIVRDILRRECGNSYPEHIVVTTDKEKGNLLPIALVEGFQRFVIPAGIGGRFSELTPVGLLAAAVCGIDIDQLMDGALSMDHWIWESKGVLANPAQLRAGLAYLSWQKGKNISVFMPYADGLKTMADWYAQLWAESLGKRYDLQGREVFVGQTPVKALGVTDQHSQVQLYVEGPDDKVLTFVTVERFKESRIIPLDSGLPEDIHFLGGRTLEELLFAEQKATEYALTLANRQHQKIILSSLDEYNIGQLLLLLEWETAYMGELLNINAYDQPGVEEGKNGTYALMGRKGYEKKKLEIEEYGKTQYRLNE; encoded by the coding sequence ATGGGTAATCAAGGTCAGTTAGGATTACAGATAGACTATACTGGGATGATGAAGGGTCCACAAAACCCCGATGGATTTAGGAATGAAGAGTTGCTGGGTCTTCAAACCAAGCTAGACCAAGCTAAGACTTCCCTTGAAATACGCTGGGAGGCTGGCCAGCTAGATTTTACCAAGCTTTTGATTTCTATAAAGGAACAGGTTCCGGAAATAATTAAGTATGCTGACACTGTTGCTACCCGGTTTGATAACTTTGTCGTGTTAGGAATCGGGGGGTCAGCCCTGGGCCCCTTAGCAGTTCATCAAGCCTTAAACCACTACTACTACAATGAACTTCCTCCAGAAAAGCGCGGGCATCGGCCCCGCTTATATGTTGTAGACAATATCGACCCGGTTCGTTTTAATGAGCTGATGGAGATACTTGATCCAAAGAAAACCCTATTTAATGTGATTTCCAAATCGGGTAACACGTCAGAAACCATGGCGCAGTTTCTCATTGTTCGTGATATATTACGTAGAGAGTGTGGAAACAGCTATCCAGAGCATATTGTTGTCACCACGGATAAAGAAAAAGGAAATCTTTTGCCTATTGCCCTTGTAGAAGGCTTTCAGCGCTTTGTTATACCTGCGGGGATAGGAGGCCGATTTTCTGAACTAACTCCGGTAGGCTTGCTGGCAGCGGCGGTATGCGGCATTGATATTGATCAGCTTATGGATGGTGCCCTAAGCATGGATCATTGGATCTGGGAATCTAAAGGGGTACTTGCTAACCCAGCACAATTACGGGCAGGATTAGCCTACTTATCTTGGCAAAAGGGAAAGAATATTTCTGTGTTTATGCCCTATGCAGATGGCTTAAAAACCATGGCAGATTGGTACGCCCAATTATGGGCTGAAAGCCTGGGGAAACGTTACGATCTTCAAGGGCGAGAGGTATTCGTAGGTCAGACTCCTGTTAAAGCCCTTGGCGTGACTGATCAGCATTCCCAAGTACAGCTCTATGTAGAGGGGCCGGATGACAAAGTCCTTACCTTTGTAACAGTTGAAAGATTCAAAGAAAGCCGAATAATTCCATTGGATTCAGGGTTGCCCGAGGATATTCACTTTTTAGGGGGACGCACCTTAGAAGAGTTGTTATTTGCAGAACAAAAAGCGACTGAATATGCACTCACCCTTGCTAATCGACAACACCAAAAGATTATTCTTTCCAGCTTGGATGAGTATAATATTGGTCAACTTTTACTGCTCTTAGAGTGGGAAACAGCCTACATGGGAGAGTTGCTTAATATAAACGCATACGATCAACCAGGAGTTGAAGAAGGCAAAAACGGAACCTACGCTTTAATGGGGCGTAAGGGCTACGAAAAGAAAAAGCTTGAAATTGAGGAGTATGGGAAAACTCAGTATCGGTTAAATGAATGA
- the pfkA gene encoding 6-phosphofructokinase — MSRDIKRIGVLTSGGDAPGMNAALRAVVRKGIFHGLRVYGISRGYEGLIHGELTEMSLGSVADIVLRGGTILKTARSAEMMTPEGQQKALEQLHKHEIDALVVIGGDGSFRGAQTLAKGIQIVGIPGTIDNDIPGTDLTIGFDTAVNTVIDAVGKIRDTATSHERTFVVEVMGRHCGNIALQAGIACGAESILVPEIPFDFDEICEKLKRGHQRGKNHSIIIVSEGAGSAYKIGEELHSRSGFDTRITILGHLQRGGNPSALDAVIAAAMGGKAVEIIMSKETNKMTAYVNQNVVSIPLDVAYGEMPPFNRELYDLANQLSI, encoded by the coding sequence ATGTCAAGAGATATTAAACGTATAGGGGTACTAACGAGTGGAGGGGATGCTCCTGGTATGAATGCTGCCCTTCGGGCCGTTGTCAGAAAAGGGATTTTTCATGGTCTAAGGGTGTATGGAATTAGTCGAGGGTACGAAGGGTTAATCCATGGAGAACTCACAGAAATGAGCTTAGGTTCTGTAGCAGATATTGTTCTGCGCGGCGGAACCATCCTGAAAACAGCTCGCTCGGCAGAAATGATGACTCCTGAAGGCCAACAAAAGGCCTTAGAGCAGTTACATAAGCATGAAATTGATGCTTTAGTGGTCATTGGTGGAGATGGTTCGTTTAGAGGAGCCCAAACCTTGGCGAAAGGAATTCAAATAGTTGGTATACCTGGAACTATCGACAATGACATCCCGGGGACAGATCTAACCATAGGTTTTGATACGGCAGTTAATACAGTTATCGATGCTGTTGGTAAAATTAGAGATACCGCGACCTCCCATGAAAGGACGTTTGTTGTTGAAGTTATGGGCAGGCACTGTGGAAATATTGCTCTTCAGGCAGGAATAGCTTGTGGTGCTGAGTCAATTTTAGTACCTGAAATACCCTTTGATTTCGATGAGATATGTGAAAAGTTGAAACGGGGTCATCAGCGTGGGAAAAATCACAGTATTATCATTGTTTCTGAGGGGGCAGGAAGCGCCTATAAAATTGGCGAGGAATTACACTCTCGTTCAGGCTTTGATACTAGGATTACTATTTTGGGACATCTTCAACGTGGCGGCAACCCAAGTGCTTTAGATGCTGTGATTGCAGCAGCCATGGGAGGAAAAGCTGTTGAAATTATTATGTCTAAGGAGACCAATAAAATGACTGCATATGTCAATCAGAATGTGGTTTCTATCCCTCTCGATGTTGCCTACGGCGAGATGCCACCCTTTAACAGAGAACTTTATGATTTAGCAAATCAGCTTTCAATTTAG
- a CDS encoding DnaA ATPase domain-containing protein produces the protein MNWFVRDFNIRACRLAKKFQFENAPNVTLIYGPRGVGKSALLQYLYKKNQSENGLVITDALAFARQYAYAAQERNLNQFRERYRSTRLLLIDDLQCLAGKAKTIEELHYTYEYINNNGGKLVITCEADRLDLGFLGERLASRLLSGVAIPIERPQEFELEAFLEEYVHQKRLFVAKSVLCMISKRIDNLADAVKTIGDYIKFAELHEDELSLACFQAYWYEKERKMLKAPDPINIIRNVAQTMGVSVEDLQSASRKKNVNEVREMAIYAIRSLCHISFPAIASYFNRNHNSIILSYQKMQDKLVKDKELIRIYQSVLNCFDHEETIE, from the coding sequence TTGAACTGGTTTGTAAGAGATTTTAACATTCGAGCCTGCCGTTTAGCAAAAAAATTTCAATTCGAGAATGCTCCTAATGTAACATTGATTTATGGACCACGAGGGGTTGGGAAATCTGCTCTGCTCCAATACCTCTACAAAAAAAACCAATCCGAAAATGGGCTGGTAATCACCGATGCTTTAGCCTTTGCACGTCAATATGCCTACGCAGCTCAGGAAAGAAATCTCAACCAATTTCGTGAGAGGTATCGTTCAACTCGTCTGTTGCTGATTGATGACCTTCAATGTCTGGCTGGAAAAGCCAAAACAATAGAAGAGTTACATTATACCTACGAGTATATCAATAATAATGGCGGCAAGTTGGTAATTACGTGTGAAGCTGATCGACTAGATTTGGGGTTTTTAGGTGAGCGGCTGGCTTCGCGTCTATTAAGTGGTGTCGCTATTCCTATAGAGCGTCCTCAAGAATTTGAATTGGAAGCCTTTTTAGAAGAATATGTCCATCAAAAACGTCTTTTCGTAGCTAAATCCGTATTATGCATGATCTCTAAGAGAATCGATAATTTAGCAGACGCTGTTAAGACGATTGGGGATTACATAAAATTTGCCGAACTTCATGAAGATGAATTAAGTCTTGCTTGTTTTCAAGCTTACTGGTACGAAAAAGAACGCAAAATGCTTAAGGCCCCTGATCCAATCAACATTATTAGAAATGTAGCTCAAACTATGGGAGTTTCCGTTGAGGACTTACAGAGTGCAAGTCGTAAAAAAAATGTTAATGAAGTTAGAGAAATGGCTATTTATGCAATACGAAGCCTTTGCCATATTTCTTTCCCGGCTATAGCTAGCTATTTTAACCGTAATCATAATAGCATTATCTTGTCGTACCAAAAGATGCAGGACAAGCTAGTTAAAGATAAAGAATTAATTAGAATTTATCAGTCAGTACTAAATTGTTTTGATCATGAAGAAACTATAGAGTAG
- a CDS encoding selenium metabolism-associated LysR family transcriptional regulator: MLDLMRLFGQVVEEQSFTVVARKLGISQPAVSNQIRAFEEKLGVKLLYRKGKGFALTPEGETVYRHTLHMLAEWSELMREIGDSEILMSGKVHIGASHIPGEYLLPGYLSEFRKLYPEIKFKLSIGDSLEMAEKVLAHEVDFAVVGAIFDTEKLTSEFWMKDELGFVVSCQHPLSTSESIDLDSIKGDPMIIRETGSGHRRTFEEALAKLDLDLNDFNIALEVGSTETVKNAVRSGIGYSFLSKHALESCEKQGIKWAKVKDFNIERGFYLLTRRSKPLTVIAGECYRYLADQKTDKEQ; encoded by the coding sequence ATGTTAGATTTGATGCGGTTGTTTGGACAGGTAGTCGAAGAACAGAGTTTTACTGTTGTAGCGCGAAAATTAGGGATCAGCCAACCTGCTGTTTCTAACCAAATCAGAGCTTTTGAAGAAAAACTAGGGGTCAAGTTGCTTTATCGCAAAGGTAAGGGATTTGCTCTTACCCCCGAAGGAGAGACGGTATATCGTCATACCTTGCACATGCTTGCTGAATGGTCAGAGCTTATGCGGGAAATTGGAGATTCAGAAATACTGATGAGTGGAAAAGTACATATTGGGGCTTCACACATTCCAGGCGAATACTTACTGCCGGGATATTTATCTGAATTTCGAAAACTTTATCCAGAGATAAAATTCAAACTGTCTATTGGGGATAGCTTGGAGATGGCAGAAAAAGTACTTGCTCATGAAGTAGATTTCGCTGTAGTTGGGGCAATATTTGATACCGAAAAATTGACCTCCGAATTTTGGATGAAAGATGAATTGGGTTTTGTAGTATCTTGCCAACATCCTCTAAGTACTAGTGAATCCATTGACCTTGATTCCATAAAAGGGGATCCTATGATAATTCGTGAGACAGGATCGGGACATCGTCGAACATTTGAAGAAGCTCTAGCTAAACTCGATTTAGATCTCAATGACTTTAATATTGCCTTAGAAGTTGGAAGTACAGAAACTGTTAAAAATGCAGTTCGTTCGGGTATAGGCTATTCATTTCTTTCAAAACATGCACTCGAGTCCTGCGAAAAACAAGGGATTAAGTGGGCGAAGGTTAAAGACTTTAATATTGAACGTGGCTTTTATCTTTTAACCCGTCGCAGTAAACCCTTAACAGTTATTGCTGGTGAATGCTATAGATATTTAGCGGATCAGAAGACCGATAAGGAGCAATAA
- a CDS encoding peptidylprolyl isomerase, with product MTNETQDQAKENPIVIIEMENDNTIKIELYPSIAPETVENFISLVSEGFYDGLIFHRCIPGFMIQGGDPNGTGMGGSKKTIRGEFTGNGFKNDLRHDRGVISMARTSAPNSASSQFFIVVKASSHLDGQYASFGKVIEGMEEVDRIVNAPRDRSDKPLEDQRMKKVTIQA from the coding sequence GTGACAAACGAAACTCAAGATCAAGCAAAGGAAAACCCAATAGTAATCATCGAAATGGAAAACGACAACACGATTAAGATTGAACTTTATCCATCAATAGCGCCTGAAACTGTTGAAAACTTTATATCGCTTGTTTCTGAAGGCTTTTACGATGGACTAATTTTCCATCGATGTATACCAGGCTTTATGATTCAAGGGGGAGACCCTAATGGCACGGGAATGGGTGGAAGTAAAAAGACTATTCGTGGAGAGTTTACCGGTAATGGCTTTAAAAACGACTTGAGACATGATCGTGGCGTAATATCTATGGCTCGTACTTCAGCTCCAAATTCTGCAAGTTCTCAGTTCTTTATTGTTGTTAAGGCTTCAAGTCATCTAGATGGACAATATGCTTCTTTTGGAAAAGTGATTGAAGGTATGGAGGAAGTCGATCGTATTGTCAACGCCCCGAGAGATAGATCGGATAAACCTCTGGAAGATCAAAGGATGAAAAAAGTTACAATACAAGCTTAA
- a CDS encoding DedA family protein: MQGLEQNLIDIIYHFRYIGLFALLTCGLVGVPVPDEFLMTFSGFQTSLGRMDFGKTLMVATFGSFLGMILSYWIGRRLGIPFLHKVAPYLHINEKKIARAEGWFQCYGDRLIVIGYFFPGFRHFTAYFSGMSKLNFGRYVVLAATGAFIWSLTFISLGRILGVHWQKITHILHHYLARSGIVLAIIVFLIYLYSQKRGRTSRTN; encoded by the coding sequence ATGCAAGGGTTAGAACAGAATTTAATTGACATAATCTATCACTTTCGGTATATCGGTTTATTTGCTTTACTTACTTGTGGTCTGGTTGGGGTTCCTGTCCCAGACGAATTCCTGATGACTTTTAGTGGTTTTCAGACCTCTCTAGGAAGAATGGACTTTGGAAAAACACTTATGGTTGCTACCTTTGGAAGTTTTCTTGGTATGATTTTAAGTTATTGGATAGGAAGGAGATTAGGCATTCCCTTCTTACATAAAGTCGCTCCCTATCTTCATATCAATGAAAAGAAGATTGCTAGAGCTGAAGGATGGTTTCAGTGTTATGGTGATAGGCTTATCGTAATTGGCTACTTCTTTCCTGGATTTCGTCACTTTACAGCTTACTTCTCAGGGATGAGTAAGCTGAATTTTGGAAGGTATGTTGTCTTGGCTGCCACAGGGGCTTTTATCTGGTCTTTAACCTTTATCTCGTTAGGAAGAATTCTTGGCGTGCATTGGCAGAAGATCACTCATATCTTACACCATTACTTGGCAAGGAGCGGAATTGTATTAGCAATCATTGTATTCTTGATCTATCTCTATAGTCAAAAACGAGGGAGGACAAGTCGTACCAACTAA
- a CDS encoding SpoVR family protein, producing MDSEMVALNMAAQEIAQVARGMGLDFYPVNFEIVPAEALYTFGAYGMPVRFTHWSFGKAFYKMKMQYDLNLSRIYELVVNTNPAYAFLLEGNRFVQNKLVIGHVYAHVDFFKHNHYFSRTPKDMVERMSAHAERIHDYEIKYGREKVEKIMDAVLAIQEHVDYRAHIGALQESDNLGKIDRMSTAQNLNCQSKGCKGNCGGGVVKVLGKGDSVKKTNKKGVASPYEDLWEDMSRDDADVDPLLEYEDLLLYLIKFAPGLEEWQKDIVSIVREESLYFYPQIETKIMNEGWATFWHARIMRELSLTDAESLEFALMHSQVVQPSRLGLNPYYLGVKIWEHLAEKKSASELFELREIENDLSFIRNHLSKELVEDLNLFNYRKVGAHWQVTENEWEKVRDNLVKQLVNGGHPRIVVIERDFEGKGGLLLKHCHEGVDLDIIYLEKTLALVQFLWGKSVALETVVDNKKFIYESSNGMVSRRLATKNEENGGN from the coding sequence ATGGACAGTGAGATGGTAGCCTTGAATATGGCAGCGCAAGAGATTGCACAAGTGGCCCGAGGTATGGGGCTTGATTTCTACCCGGTAAATTTTGAAATTGTTCCAGCGGAAGCATTGTATACATTTGGAGCATATGGGATGCCGGTTCGTTTTACTCATTGGAGTTTTGGCAAAGCCTTTTATAAAATGAAAATGCAGTATGATTTAAACCTGAGCCGAATCTATGAATTAGTCGTTAATACCAATCCAGCCTATGCCTTTTTGTTAGAGGGAAATCGATTCGTACAGAATAAACTTGTGATTGGGCACGTTTATGCTCATGTTGATTTCTTTAAGCATAATCATTATTTTTCAAGAACCCCTAAGGATATGGTTGAACGGATGAGCGCGCATGCCGAGAGAATCCACGACTATGAAATAAAGTATGGCAGAGAAAAAGTAGAGAAAATCATGGATGCAGTCTTGGCGATTCAAGAACACGTAGATTATCGAGCCCACATCGGCGCTCTACAAGAATCCGATAATCTAGGGAAGATTGACAGAATGAGCACGGCGCAGAACTTGAATTGTCAAAGTAAAGGGTGTAAAGGCAACTGTGGCGGAGGGGTTGTTAAAGTCCTAGGGAAAGGAGATTCTGTTAAGAAGACGAATAAGAAGGGTGTCGCGTCACCTTATGAAGATTTGTGGGAAGACATGTCAAGAGATGATGCTGATGTTGACCCACTACTGGAATATGAAGACTTACTGTTATACTTGATTAAATTTGCCCCAGGTCTTGAAGAATGGCAAAAGGATATTGTTAGTATTGTTCGAGAAGAATCACTCTATTTTTATCCGCAAATTGAGACTAAAATAATGAATGAAGGTTGGGCAACCTTCTGGCACGCAAGAATCATGCGAGAACTCAGTCTTACAGACGCTGAATCACTAGAATTTGCGTTAATGCATAGTCAGGTTGTCCAGCCTTCGCGCTTGGGCTTAAATCCTTACTACTTGGGAGTGAAGATTTGGGAACATTTAGCCGAAAAGAAATCTGCCTCTGAACTTTTTGAACTACGCGAGATTGAAAACGACCTTTCTTTCATTCGAAATCACCTTAGCAAAGAATTAGTCGAGGATCTGAATCTATTCAATTATCGTAAAGTCGGTGCTCATTGGCAGGTTACGGAAAACGAATGGGAGAAGGTTCGGGATAATCTAGTCAAGCAATTAGTTAACGGAGGGCATCCACGGATTGTTGTTATTGAACGAGATTTTGAAGGTAAAGGGGGGCTATTGCTAAAACACTGTCATGAAGGGGTAGATTTGGATATTATTTATCTCGAGAAAACTTTAGCATTAGTTCAATTTCTCTGGGGAAAATCAGTCGCCCTTGAAACAGTAGTCGATAACAAGAAATTCATCTATGAATCATCGAATGGGATGGTAAGCCGTCGTTTAGCAACAAAAAACGAAGAAAATGGCGGTAATTAG
- the yhbH gene encoding sporulation protein YhbH, with protein MADDIIVSRDDWSLHRKGYLDQSRHKEKVEEVIKQQMGDLIVDESIILSDGKKNTKIPMRSLEEFRFRYDFNKQNHTGQGSKKMAPGDILGREQVAGKGKGKGSGAGEEPGQDIYEAEVTYEDLANILFEELRLPNLDDKKRPLIAHDRPEFNDVRKKGLMANVDKKRTLLESIKRQAFSKKIEKDKRLKITPEDLRFKTWETRPNFETNAVILAMMDTSGSMGQFEKYISRTFFFWMVRFLRLKYENVEMRFLAHHTEAKEVTEEEFFTRGESGGTRCSSVYKFALDLIEKDYPPAHYNIYPVHFTDGDNIGSDNSRALTLMKNLVEVSQVVGYGEILRTHYSSTLMSTLKRISDPKLRLVTIRDRNEVYDALKTVFS; from the coding sequence ATGGCGGATGACATTATTGTAAGCCGAGATGACTGGAGTTTGCATCGCAAAGGATATCTGGATCAATCAAGGCATAAGGAGAAAGTTGAAGAAGTCATTAAACAACAAATGGGAGATTTAATCGTCGATGAAAGCATAATTCTATCTGATGGAAAAAAGAACACAAAGATTCCCATGCGCTCATTAGAGGAATTTCGCTTTAGGTATGACTTTAATAAGCAAAACCACACCGGACAAGGCAGTAAAAAGATGGCTCCAGGAGATATCTTAGGACGGGAACAAGTTGCCGGCAAAGGAAAGGGTAAGGGCAGTGGGGCAGGTGAAGAACCAGGACAGGATATTTATGAAGCAGAGGTTACCTATGAAGATTTGGCAAATATATTATTTGAAGAATTAAGACTGCCTAATCTTGATGATAAGAAACGGCCGCTGATTGCTCATGATCGTCCGGAATTTAATGACGTACGTAAGAAAGGATTAATGGCAAATGTTGACAAAAAACGGACGTTACTTGAAAGTATTAAACGGCAGGCTTTTTCGAAAAAGATAGAAAAAGACAAACGCTTAAAGATTACTCCAGAAGATCTGCGGTTTAAGACTTGGGAGACTCGACCGAATTTTGAGACTAATGCAGTTATCTTAGCAATGATGGATACATCAGGATCAATGGGCCAGTTTGAAAAGTACATTTCCAGAACCTTCTTTTTTTGGATGGTGCGTTTTTTACGCTTAAAATATGAAAACGTCGAAATGCGTTTTCTGGCACATCATACTGAAGCAAAAGAAGTTACTGAGGAAGAGTTTTTTACTCGGGGTGAAAGCGGTGGTACTCGTTGCTCATCCGTCTATAAGTTTGCACTGGATTTAATTGAAAAGGATTATCCCCCAGCTCATTACAATATTTATCCGGTTCATTTTACGGATGGGGATAACATTGGTTCAGATAATTCTAGAGCATTGACTCTGATGAAGAACTTGGTTGAAGTAAGTCAGGTTGTCGGATATGGAGAGATCTTAAGAACCCATTATTCAAGTACACTTATGTCCACCCTAAAGCGTATATCAGACCCGAAGCTGCGTTTAGTAACGATTAGGGATCGTAACGAAGTATATGATGCACTTAAAACAGTTTTCTCTTAA
- a CDS encoding PrkA family serine protein kinase, with amino-acid sequence MEVIKWLREYREVEAALAWSGTFADYLQMVTKNPKLALHAHARIYEMIKAAGVETIGDQKTYKFFDKELFGLDKTLEKLIEEYFHSAAKRLDVRKRILLLMGPVSGGKSTIVSLLKRGLEEYTRTEEGAVYAIDGCPMHEDPLHLLPVSLRQQFEDTYGIRIEGNLCPVCRLRLDEEFAGEVEGFPIKRILFSEEQRVGVGTFTPSDPKSQDIADLTGSIDFSSITEYGSESDPRAYRFDGELNKANRGLMEFQEMLKSDEKFLWNLLSLSQEGNFKAGRFALISADELVIAHTNENEYRAFIGNKKNEALQSRIIVMPIPYNLRVSDEVKIYEKLISQSDIRNVHLAPHSLWATSVFSVLSRLKPSKKQGMDLVKKLRIYDGENVEGFNQKDIKELTMEGEELAEGMSGVDPRYVINRISTALIRDEHKCINALDILRALKDGLSQHTSIMKEDKENLLNLIAVARREYDEMAKKEVQKAFVYAYEESAKSLLNNYLDNVEAFCNSTKIYDTITGEEMAPDEQLMRSIEEQIGVSENAKKTFREEILIRISMYARKGRTFGYESHERLKEAIEKKLFADLKDIVKITTSVSHPDQEQLRRINNVMDRLVKEHGYCSICANEIVKYVGALLNR; translated from the coding sequence ATGGAAGTCATAAAATGGTTGCGTGAATATCGCGAAGTAGAGGCTGCACTGGCTTGGAGTGGTACATTTGCTGATTACTTGCAAATGGTCACAAAAAACCCAAAATTGGCCCTGCATGCCCATGCTCGAATCTATGAAATGATCAAAGCGGCCGGGGTTGAAACGATTGGGGATCAGAAAACGTATAAATTCTTTGACAAAGAGCTTTTTGGGCTGGATAAGACGTTAGAGAAGCTGATTGAGGAGTATTTTCATAGTGCAGCGAAGCGCTTAGATGTTCGTAAAAGGATTTTACTGTTAATGGGGCCTGTAAGCGGAGGAAAATCTACTATTGTCAGTCTATTAAAAAGAGGACTTGAAGAATACACGAGAACAGAGGAAGGAGCGGTCTATGCCATCGATGGGTGTCCCATGCATGAAGATCCCCTGCATTTGTTGCCAGTATCTTTACGTCAACAATTTGAAGATACCTACGGGATTCGTATCGAAGGAAATCTGTGCCCCGTTTGCCGCCTGCGTCTGGATGAAGAGTTTGCTGGGGAGGTCGAAGGTTTTCCAATAAAGAGGATTTTGTTTTCAGAGGAACAACGGGTAGGCGTAGGAACCTTTACTCCATCCGATCCTAAATCTCAAGATATTGCAGACTTGACTGGAAGTATTGACTTTTCATCAATCACAGAGTATGGTTCGGAATCAGATCCTCGTGCCTATCGATTCGATGGTGAGCTTAATAAGGCCAACAGAGGGCTTATGGAGTTCCAGGAAATGCTGAAGTCAGACGAGAAGTTTCTTTGGAATCTTTTAAGTCTTTCCCAAGAAGGAAATTTTAAAGCAGGTCGTTTTGCGTTGATTTCCGCGGACGAGTTGGTAATCGCGCATACGAACGAGAATGAATATCGTGCGTTTATTGGAAACAAGAAAAATGAAGCTCTACAATCACGGATCATTGTTATGCCAATTCCCTACAATCTTCGGGTGAGTGATGAAGTAAAAATTTATGAGAAACTAATTAGCCAAAGTGATATCAGAAATGTACATCTGGCACCACACAGTCTATGGGCCACGTCTGTCTTTAGTGTTCTTTCAAGGTTAAAACCTTCAAAGAAGCAGGGTATGGACTTGGTAAAGAAGTTGCGTATTTATGATGGTGAGAATGTTGAAGGATTTAACCAAAAAGATATTAAAGAACTGACTATGGAAGGGGAAGAACTGGCCGAGGGCATGAGCGGTGTAGATCCGCGTTATGTTATTAACCGAATATCCACTGCTTTAATTCGGGATGAGCATAAGTGTATTAATGCCTTAGATATTTTAAGAGCATTAAAAGATGGGTTATCTCAGCATACTTCGATAATGAAAGAAGATAAGGAAAATCTTTTGAATCTAATCGCTGTAGCACGGCGTGAATATGATGAAATGGCTAAAAAGGAAGTTCAGAAGGCTTTTGTATATGCATATGAAGAATCTGCTAAGTCACTTTTAAATAATTATCTGGATAATGTTGAAGCCTTCTGCAATTCTACAAAAATATACGATACCATTACCGGGGAAGAAATGGCACCTGATGAACAACTTATGCGCAGTATTGAAGAACAAATTGGCGTATCAGAAAATGCTAAGAAAACCTTTAGAGAAGAAATACTAATTCGCATTTCAATGTATGCCAGAAAAGGCAGAACCTTTGGGTACGAATCTCATGAGCGTCTGAAAGAAGCTATTGAAAAGAAATTATTTGCCGATCTTAAAGACATAGTGAAAATTACCACTTCAGTATCTCATCCTGATCAGGAACAGCTGAGGAGAATTAACAATGTTATGGATAGACTCGTTAAAGAACATGGATACTGTTCTATCTGTGCCAATGAGATTGTCAAATATGTTGGAGCCCTCCTTAACCGGTAG
- the cobO gene encoding cob(I)yrinic acid a,c-diamide adenosyltransferase → MSNLSQGLVQIYTGNGKGKTTAAFGLAVRAVGHGFQVFILQFMKGNNSYGELEGIKRLSPECQLEHYGGAGWVHKGENLEENILEAKKAFQRAQEIVNSGDWDIVILDEILNAIWFELIPEKEVAELIDKKPSNMELILTGRNASQLMIEKADLVTEMVPLKHPYEKGIRSRQGIEY, encoded by the coding sequence ATGTCGAATCTATCTCAAGGGTTAGTCCAAATTTATACTGGAAATGGGAAAGGAAAGACTACAGCAGCTTTTGGCTTAGCGGTGCGGGCTGTCGGACATGGTTTTCAAGTTTTCATTTTGCAGTTTATGAAGGGGAACAACAGTTACGGGGAGTTAGAGGGAATTAAAAGGCTAAGTCCTGAATGTCAGCTCGAGCATTATGGAGGAGCTGGGTGGGTGCATAAAGGAGAAAATCTTGAAGAAAATATCCTTGAGGCTAAGAAGGCTTTCCAAAGAGCACAAGAAATAGTGAACTCTGGGGATTGGGATATTGTCATTCTAGATGAAATACTTAATGCAATATGGTTTGAGCTTATACCAGAAAAAGAAGTCGCTGAACTAATTGATAAGAAACCATCTAATATGGAACTGATCTTGACTGGAAGAAATGCTTCGCAGTTAATGATAGAAAAAGCGGACTTGGTAACTGAAATGGTGCCCTTAAAGCATCCGTATGAAAAGGGAATTAGATCTCGCCAAGGAATTGAATACTAA